In the genome of Armatimonadota bacterium, one region contains:
- a CDS encoding Gfo/Idh/MocA family oxidoreductase, with amino-acid sequence MEKVRIGFVGVGGMGQCAHLRNFVTVPDCEVVAIAEVKEKLGKLVGERYGIPKVYRNHEDMLASEKLDGIVASQPFNRHGTLIPELAKAGIPIFTEKPLAGSIENGEKIIQALEKARTWQMVGYHKRSDPATMYAKAEIDRLKNTEELGKLRYVRILMPAGDWVANGFIGLITSDDPPPALEWDPPASDMDEETFKEYTAFVNYYIHQVNLMRHLLGESYKIIFADPSGVVLVAQSESGVAGTIEMSPYRTTIDWQESALVAFEKGWIKLELPAPMATHRPGKVEIMRDPGGDVTPTTMCPILPWIGAMRQQAMNFVAAIKGEIKPLCEAHEALEDLKVAREYIRLLRGK; translated from the coding sequence ATGGAAAAAGTTCGCATAGGCTTTGTTGGCGTTGGTGGCATGGGGCAATGTGCACACCTGCGAAACTTTGTCACTGTGCCCGACTGCGAAGTTGTTGCAATAGCAGAAGTTAAAGAAAAACTTGGGAAGCTTGTGGGCGAGCGATATGGTATTCCCAAAGTGTATAGAAACCATGAAGATATGCTTGCATCAGAAAAGCTAGATGGTATTGTCGCATCACAACCGTTTAACCGTCATGGCACCCTAATTCCAGAGCTGGCTAAGGCAGGTATCCCAATTTTCACTGAGAAACCTTTAGCTGGGTCAATTGAAAACGGAGAGAAGATAATTCAAGCTCTTGAAAAAGCAAGGACTTGGCAAATGGTGGGATACCACAAGAGAAGTGACCCTGCAACAATGTACGCCAAGGCTGAAATTGACCGTCTCAAAAATACCGAGGAATTAGGCAAGTTGAGGTATGTACGAATCCTCATGCCTGCAGGTGATTGGGTTGCAAACGGCTTTATAGGCTTAATTACCTCTGACGACCCGCCTCCAGCACTTGAATGGGATCCTCCTGCTAGCGACATGGACGAGGAAACTTTTAAAGAATATACAGCCTTCGTAAACTATTACATTCACCAAGTAAATCTCATGCGCCATCTTTTGGGTGAATCGTACAAAATAATTTTCGCTGACCCATCTGGTGTTGTCCTCGTAGCCCAAAGTGAGAGCGGCGTTGCTGGCACAATTGAAATGTCGCCCTACCGAACAACAATTGACTGGCAGGAGTCAGCACTTGTTGCATTTGAAAAAGGCTGGATCAAGCTGGAATTGCCTGCTCCAATGGCAACCCATCGTCCTGGCAAAGTAGAAATAATGCGCGACCCTGGAGGTGATGTGACTCCAACGACAATGTGCCCTATCCTTCCTTGGATTGGCGCCATGAGACAACAAGCGATGAACTTTGTGGCGGCAATTAAAGGTGAGATTAAACCATTGTGCGAGGCACATGAGGCGCTGGAAGATTTGAAGGTTGCCAGAGAATACATTCGTTTACTAAGAGGTAAGTAA
- a CDS encoding O-antigen ligase family protein: protein MKKREPISNAIRFISYTLLLILPSAFTTVTADPTEIKNLILNLGLLATAAVILIGLIGKRNLKIKWTPPDFVILAFLVWNIVSALNAEYQWATRPEAIRILSYVFVYFLGSRYLGEADKIRNTFSILALSSVIPCIYAIIQRFGLDPIMWAYPSYERVLASFGNPTYFAAYLVLVIPITLMLYLDEENALRRWGLLVLAGMQLACLLWTYSRGPWFGLLLALVIGFGLPIMLGTRSFTLKDAGKVGAGVAVLIGVTVSVSFNGGIFERAKTSLDAKDLSNIQRVLQWRAGYRVFLEHPIIGIGPGALKVYMPDKLTPSFFYTGIATASEHAHNEFIEVAAEIGIVGLGIFLLVLGMTVVFAVRKSFEKTLTSSVLVGAILGFLMCNLVGVAMRYSVGGVYFWLFLGLLSGLGSWKTHTKDFQAGNSIRLLSILCFALVFLLFICGSVHAVCSFIGSIGQKRADSLFGQNLMEEAIPIYRKVLLINPTNVSAMYNLAICYTAVKEYNFALSTYTRLEKLWPDIGRIHFNKGTIYATIGNLSLAKKELERAAKIDGLPDTWKYLSRVYYALGEESKAAEAARNAVQAAEKMTNP from the coding sequence ATGAAAAAGCGTGAACCGATATCGAACGCCATTAGATTTATCTCGTATACTCTGCTTTTAATTCTCCCTTCCGCTTTCACAACGGTAACCGCTGATCCTACCGAGATTAAAAACCTTATACTGAATTTAGGTCTTCTTGCAACCGCTGCGGTTATCCTTATTGGATTAATTGGCAAAAGGAATTTGAAGATAAAGTGGACGCCACCTGACTTTGTAATACTTGCCTTTCTTGTATGGAATATAGTTTCTGCCCTAAACGCCGAATACCAGTGGGCGACTAGGCCCGAAGCAATTCGAATATTGTCGTATGTATTCGTTTATTTTCTAGGTTCGCGTTATCTTGGAGAAGCCGATAAAATCCGCAATACGTTTTCAATACTCGCGCTTTCATCGGTAATTCCTTGCATTTATGCAATCATCCAGCGCTTTGGACTCGACCCCATCATGTGGGCTTACCCATCATATGAGCGTGTTTTGGCGAGCTTTGGCAACCCAACCTACTTCGCCGCATATCTTGTACTTGTTATTCCGATTACGCTTATGCTTTATTTGGATGAAGAAAACGCCTTGCGCAGATGGGGGCTACTTGTTCTAGCAGGAATGCAGCTCGCATGTCTTTTATGGACTTACTCCCGCGGTCCATGGTTTGGTCTATTGCTTGCCTTGGTGATTGGATTCGGCTTGCCAATAATGCTTGGGACGCGCAGTTTCACGCTTAAAGATGCAGGAAAGGTTGGTGCTGGAGTAGCAGTCCTCATTGGAGTAACAGTGTCAGTATCATTTAATGGTGGGATTTTCGAGCGAGCAAAGACTTCACTTGATGCAAAAGATCTTTCTAACATTCAAAGGGTTCTGCAATGGCGGGCGGGATATCGTGTGTTTCTTGAACATCCGATAATTGGCATTGGCCCAGGTGCGCTGAAAGTTTATATGCCGGATAAGTTGACACCATCATTCTTTTACACCGGAATTGCTACTGCTTCCGAACATGCGCATAACGAATTTATCGAGGTTGCTGCAGAAATAGGCATCGTAGGATTGGGAATTTTCTTATTGGTGCTGGGAATGACGGTTGTTTTTGCAGTTCGTAAGTCTTTTGAAAAGACGCTTACATCAAGTGTACTGGTTGGTGCAATATTAGGTTTTCTTATGTGCAATCTTGTTGGTGTCGCAATGCGTTATTCCGTTGGTGGTGTTTACTTTTGGCTATTTCTTGGCTTGTTAAGTGGACTGGGAAGTTGGAAAACGCACACAAAAGACTTTCAAGCAGGGAATAGTATACGTCTGCTTTCAATTTTGTGTTTTGCACTTGTATTTTTGCTTTTTATTTGCGGTTCGGTACATGCAGTTTGTTCATTTATTGGTTCCATCGGGCAAAAAAGGGCGGACAGCCTCTTTGGTCAAAACCTAATGGAGGAGGCAATACCTATCTACCGCAAGGTTCTTCTCATTAACCCCACCAATGTAAGTGCTATGTACAATTTGGCAATCTGCTATACTGCAGTAAAGGAATATAATTTTGCTCTGTCAACTTACACCCGTTTGGAAAAGCTTTGGCCAGATATTGGAAGGATTCATTTTAACAAGGGAACGATTTATGCAACAATAGGCAATTTATCCCTTGCAAAAAAAGAATTAGAACGTGCCGCAAAAATTGACGGCTTGCCTGATACATGGAAGTACCTTTCTCGCGTTTACTATGCCCTTGGTGAGGAATCCAAAGCGGCCGAGGCTGCTAGAAATGCAGTACAAGCAGCAGAAAAAATGACAAATCCATAA
- the hypB gene encoding hydrogenase nickel incorporation protein HypB — MQIPVVQKVLAANDLLASEMRAEFEKFGLFVVNIMGSPGAGKTSLIEQTLSRAGDLKIGVVEGDLATSLDAERIAKHGVPVVQINTGGACHLDASMVRKALDRIDVTSLDVLIIENVGNLVCPVSFDLGETARVVVCSIPEGDDKVLKYPAIFSSASVVVLNKIDISPYVSFDLVKFEESVANIGRRLIKISCSSGDGLENWMKWLRTRQV, encoded by the coding sequence ATGCAGATTCCAGTAGTGCAAAAAGTTCTGGCAGCGAATGACCTGCTTGCTAGTGAAATGAGGGCCGAATTCGAAAAATTCGGGCTTTTTGTTGTTAACATAATGGGTTCACCGGGCGCCGGAAAGACAAGTTTAATAGAGCAAACCCTATCTCGGGCAGGAGACTTGAAAATTGGTGTCGTTGAGGGAGACCTTGCGACTTCTCTCGATGCTGAGCGAATTGCTAAGCACGGTGTGCCAGTTGTGCAAATTAACACAGGTGGAGCGTGTCACCTTGATGCAAGCATGGTGCGAAAGGCATTGGACAGAATTGATGTTACTTCGCTTGATGTTTTGATAATTGAGAACGTAGGCAATCTTGTTTGCCCTGTAAGCTTCGACCTAGGGGAAACAGCACGAGTAGTAGTGTGCAGTATTCCTGAAGGTGATGATAAGGTTCTCAAGTATCCAGCGATCTTTAGTTCGGCTTCAGTAGTGGTTTTGAACAAGATTGACATTTCTCCCTATGTGTCTTTTGACCTTGTCAAGTTTGAGGAGAGTGTTGCAAACATCGGCCGTAGGTTAATAAAGATATCTTGTAGCTCAGGCGATGGTTTAGAAAATTGGATGAAATGGCTGAGGACACGGCAAGTATAA
- the hypA gene encoding hydrogenase maturation nickel metallochaperone HypA, which yields MHELGITQNVLSIVLKEAAKARASRVTKVSLKVGEWSTVEPDCLRFYFGILAKGTLAEGAEVAVEQVPVAYACENCGHEYIPLVSVFACPRCSSHKGKLITGRELFVDSIEVENADSSSAKSSGSE from the coding sequence ATGCATGAGTTAGGAATCACCCAAAACGTACTTTCTATTGTGCTGAAAGAAGCTGCGAAAGCGCGTGCATCTCGAGTAACTAAGGTTTCCCTGAAGGTAGGCGAATGGTCAACTGTCGAGCCCGACTGCTTGAGGTTTTACTTTGGAATTTTGGCAAAAGGTACGCTGGCAGAAGGTGCAGAAGTTGCCGTTGAGCAAGTGCCAGTAGCATATGCTTGCGAAAATTGTGGTCATGAGTACATTCCTCTTGTAAGCGTGTTCGCATGCCCTCGCTGTTCTAGCCACAAAGGAAAGCTAATCACCGGAAGGGAATTGTTTGTTGATTCAATCGAGGTAGAAAATGCAGATTCCAGTAGTGCAAAAAGTTCTGGCAGCGAATGA